A stretch of Malassezia japonica chromosome 6, complete sequence DNA encodes these proteins:
- a CDS encoding uncharacterized protein (COG:K; EggNog:ENOG503Q3JU) translates to MAANLDARGDVMVNAATHAGYAPELAHCFPQGAGKTRIMHYFSEFMPHGEPHTPATMRRFVREYFVPQSTLRIQLLNEVTHLTKTIDIPFAGIPHFLDICERNKIVSMRAHFGDTFEHRCDPSVPPPPAPVSYSTRIPEPVVMGNTSHIVESQQMLQIATFVNSWQGQRVGMFRALLAPYTTVERVTAPAGAVSNADGTILQLETRLRIQFLCFTTLAQSLLVPTSSLYYGLGPLQVPASMVEEIISYGQRREKRRHAIEEGRTAKRQRVATSSEKDESDADTDPVLDSPAPTETPPKESPPPRFTVPLQNGPPFHLNEWGVPDGLIYAVDIVDSVHRLQELMDIYLTEGRGPMEVLTAFKQQRERERSEQPPSFMPSSFLDQSPRHSLVGYDGASVAKIRR, encoded by the exons ATGGCTGCGAATTTGgacgcgcgaggcgacgtGATGGTGAATGCGGCGACACATGCTGGCTATGCAcccgagcttgcgcactGCTTTCCCCAGGGAGCCGGCAAGACGCGGATCATGCACTACTTCTCCGAATTCAtgccgcacggcgagccgcacaccccggcgacgatgcgccgatTTGTGCGCGAGTACTTTGTGCCGCAATCAACGCTGCGTATCCAGCTTCTGAACGAGGTCACGCACCTCACCAAAACCATTGACATTCCCTTTGCGGGCATTCCCCACTTTTTGGACATCTGTGAACGCAACAAGATCGTTtcgatgcgcgcgcacTTTGGCGATACCTTTGAGCACAGATGCGACCCAtccgtgccgccgccaccCGCACCGGTGTCGTACTCGACGCGCATCCCCGAACCGGTCGTGATGGGGAATACGTCGCACATTGTCGAGTCGCAGCAGATGCTACAGATTGCGACGTTTGTCAACAGCTGGCAGGGACAGCGTGTGGGCATGTTCCGTGCTCTTCTTGCACCATATACcaccgtcgagcgcgtcacCGCTCCGGCCGGCGCTGTGAGCAACGCGGACGGCACCATTCTGCAGCTCGAAACGCGTCTGCGCATCCAGTTTCTGTGCTTTACGACCCTTGCACAGTCGCTTCTCGTAccgacctcgtcgctctACTATGGCCTGGGGCCGCTTCAGGTTCCCGCGTCGATGGTCGAAGAGATTATTTCGTacggccagcgccgcgaaaAGCGGCGACATGCCATCGAAGAGGGGCGCACGGccaagcgccagcgcgtTGCAACCTCTTCTGAAAaggacgagagcgacgcggacaCCGACCCCGTGCTCGactcgcccgcgccgaccgagacgccgcCAAAAGaatcgccgccgccgcggttTACCGTTCCTTTGCAGAACGGGCCTCCGTTCCACCTGAATGAGTGGGGCGTGCCAGATGGGCTTATCTATGCTGTGGAT ATTGTCGACAGCGTGCACCGTCTGCAGGAGCTGATGGACATCTACCTCACCGAGGGGCGCGGGCCGATGG AGGTCCTCACTGCATtcaagcagcagcgcgagcgcgaacGCTCCGAGCAGCCGCCGAGCTTTATGCCGTCGAGCTTCTTGGACCAGTCGCCCCGTCACAGCCTCGTCGGCTACGACGGGGCTTCCGTGGCCAAGATCCGCCGTTAG